A window of the Lagopus muta isolate bLagMut1 chromosome 1, bLagMut1 primary, whole genome shotgun sequence genome harbors these coding sequences:
- the AVPR1A gene encoding vasopressin V1a receptor: protein MRLGGGGGSSPRAAGLPANGSRWRGAEEGGSSSSPSPEAWSRAPNGSAGDWDPFGRDEELAKLEIAVLAVTFAVAVLGNGSVLLALRRTPRKASRMHLFIRHLSLADLVVAFFQVLPQLCWEVTHRFHGPDGLCRVVKHLQVFGMFASAYMLVAMTADRYIAVCHPLKTLQQPTKRSYAMIAAAWALSLLLSTPQYFIFSLSEVERGSRVYDCWAHFIMPWGPRAYVTWITGGIFVAPVLILATCYGFICFRIWRSARGRARPGEAAGGGPRRGLLLAPCVSGVKTISRAKIRTVKMTFVIVSAYVVCWAPFFTIQMWSVWDQRFSWVDSENTATTVTALLASLNSCCNPWIYMFFSGHLLQDCVQSFPCCQKIRQTLSKEDSNSNSRRQTSFTNNRSPTQSLNTWRESPHSKSTNFIPVPT, encoded by the exons ATGAGGCTcggaggcggcggcggcagcagccCGCGGGCGGCGGGCCTCCCCGCGAACGGCAGCCGGTGGCGGGGGGCTGAGGagggcggcagcagcagcagccccagccccgaGGCTTGGTCGCGGGCGCCCAACGGCAGCGCGGGCGACTGGGACCCGTTCGGGCGGGACGAAGAGCTCGCCAAGCTAGAGATCGCAGTGCTGGCCGTCACCTTCGCGGTGGCGGTGCTGGGGAACGGCAGCGTGCTGCTGGCGCTGCGGCGCACCCCGCGCAAAGCGTCCCGCATGCACCTCTTCATCCGGCACCTCAGCCTGGCCGACCTGGTGGTCGCCTTCTTCCAGGTGCTGccgcagctctgctgggaggtCACGCACCGCTTCCACGGCCCCGACGGGCTCTGTCGCGTCGTCAAGCACCTGCAGGTGTTCGGCATGTTCGCCTCGGCGTACATGCTGGTAGCCATGACCGCCGACCGTTACATCGCCGTGTGCCACCCGCTGAAGACGCTGCAGCAGCCCACCAAGCGCTCCTACGCGATGATCGCGGCCGCCTGGGCgctcagcctgctgctcagcaccccGCAGTACTTCATCTTCAGCCTCAGCGAGGTGGAGCGCGGCTCGCGGGTCTACGACTGCTGGGCTCACTTCATCATGCCCTGGGGGCCCCGCGCCTACGTCACCTGGATCACCGGCGGCATCTTCGTGGCTCCCGTGCTCATCCTCGCCACCTGCTACGGCTTCATCTGCTTTCGCATTTGGCGCAGCGCCCGCGGCAGAGCGCGCCCcggggaggcggcgggcggcggcccTCGACGGGGGCTGCTCCTCGCCCCCTGCGTCAGCGGAGTCAAAACCATCTCCCGCGCCAAGATCCGCACCGTCAAGATGACCTTCGTCATCGTCTCGGCCTACGTCGTCTGCTGGGCGCCCTTCTTCACCATCCAGATGTGGTCCGTCTGGGACCAGCGCTTCTCCTGGGTCG ACTCTGAAAACACTGCAACCACCGTCACTGCCCTCCTGGCCAGCCTGAACAGCTGCTGCAACCCCTGGATCTACATGTTCTTCAGCGGGCATCTCCTACAGGACTGTGTGCAGAGCTTCCCTTGCTGCCAAAAGATAAGGCAGACGCTAAGCAAGGAGGAttcaaacagcaacagcaggcGACAGACTTCTTTCACCAACAACCGGAGCCCGACACAAAGCCTGAACACCTGGAGGGAGTCTCCCCACTCCAAGTCCACCAATTTCATTCCCGTGCCCACCTGA